A window of Citrus sinensis cultivar Valencia sweet orange chromosome 7, DVS_A1.0, whole genome shotgun sequence contains these coding sequences:
- the LOC102623575 gene encoding serine/threonine-protein kinase ATG1t-like isoform X9 has translation MEQNKLSKNKTVGDYALKSKIGESSNSLSTVWKAEHLSSGDVVAVKQVYVEKLNKHLKSCLDCELNFLSSVNHPNIIRLFDAFQLHGRVPEQTARKFLQQLGAGLEILNSHHIIHRDLKPENILLSGLDDDVMLKIADFGLSCSTLYPGNYAEKVCGSPLYMAPEVLQFQRYDEKVDMWSVGAILFELLNGYPPFSGRNNVQLVRNINSCKHLPFSQLIVPALHPDCVDMCLKLLSANTVDRLSFNEFYHHRFLRRNSAILRAPFHIP, from the exons ATGGAACAAAACAAACtctcaaaaaacaaaacagtgGGAGACTATGcattaaaatcaaaaattgGAGAGAGTTCAAATTCACTCTCAACAGTGTGGAAAGCGGAGCACTTGTCATCAGGTGATGTGGTGGCCGTGAAGCAagtttatgttgaaaaactcAACAAGCACCTCAAGAGCTGCTTGGATTGTGAGCTCAATTTCCTCTCCTCTGTCAATCACCCCAACATAATTCGCCTTTTTGACGCTTTCCAG CTGCATGGAAGGGTTCCAGAGCAGACTGCCAGAAAGTTTCTTCAGCAGCTCG GAGCAGGTTTGGAAATTCTAAATTCTCACCACATTATCCATAGAGATTTGAAACCAGAG AACATTTTACTATCTGGCCTAGATGACGATGTGATGCTCAAGATAGCAGATTTTGGTCTTTCATG CAGCACCCTGTATCCAGGCAATTACGCTGAGAAAGTTTGTGGATCCCCATTATACATGGCTCCTGAAGTTCTCCAATTTCAAAGATATGATGAGAAG GTTGATATGTGGAGCGTTGGGGCAATTCTTTTTGAGCTTCTTAATGGCTACCCACCTTTCTCTGGTAGGAATAATGTCCAG ttggtGAGGAACATCAATTCATGTAAGCATCTTCCATTTTCTCAGCTTATCGTCCCTGCTTTGCATCCAGATTGTGTTGATATGTGCTTAAAGCTACTTTCTGCAAATACAG TGGATCGTTTGTCCTTCAACGAATTCTATCACCATAGATTCCTGAGAAGGAATAGTGCAATACTAAGAGCACCTTTTCATATCCCATAA
- the LOC102623575 gene encoding serine/threonine-protein kinase ATG1t-like isoform X5 — protein MEQNKLSKNKTVGDYALKSKIGESSNSLSTVWKAEHLSSGDVVAVKQVYVEKLNKHLKSCLDCELNFLSSVNHPNIIRLFDAFQAENCIFLVVEFCAGGNLSSYIRLHGRVPEQTARKFLQQLGAGLEILNSHHIIHRDLKPENILLSGLDDDVMLKIADFGLSCTLYPGNYAEKVCGSPLYMAPEVLQFQRYDEKVDMWSVGAILFELLNGYPPFSGRNNVQLVRNINSCKHLPFSQLIVPALHPDCVDMCLKLLSANTVDRLSFNEFYHHRFLRRNSAILRAPFHIP, from the exons ATGGAACAAAACAAACtctcaaaaaacaaaacagtgGGAGACTATGcattaaaatcaaaaattgGAGAGAGTTCAAATTCACTCTCAACAGTGTGGAAAGCGGAGCACTTGTCATCAGGTGATGTGGTGGCCGTGAAGCAagtttatgttgaaaaactcAACAAGCACCTCAAGAGCTGCTTGGATTGTGAGCTCAATTTCCTCTCCTCTGTCAATCACCCCAACATAATTCGCCTTTTTGACGCTTTCCAG GCTGAAAATTGTATATTCCTTGTGGTTGAGTTTTGTGCTGGGGGTAATCTTTCATCTTACATTCGGCTGCATGGAAGGGTTCCAGAGCAGACTGCCAGAAAGTTTCTTCAGCAGCTCG GAGCAGGTTTGGAAATTCTAAATTCTCACCACATTATCCATAGAGATTTGAAACCAGAG AACATTTTACTATCTGGCCTAGATGACGATGTGATGCTCAAGATAGCAGATTTTGGTCTTTCATG CACCCTGTATCCAGGCAATTACGCTGAGAAAGTTTGTGGATCCCCATTATACATGGCTCCTGAAGTTCTCCAATTTCAAAGATATGATGAGAAG GTTGATATGTGGAGCGTTGGGGCAATTCTTTTTGAGCTTCTTAATGGCTACCCACCTTTCTCTGGTAGGAATAATGTCCAG ttggtGAGGAACATCAATTCATGTAAGCATCTTCCATTTTCTCAGCTTATCGTCCCTGCTTTGCATCCAGATTGTGTTGATATGTGCTTAAAGCTACTTTCTGCAAATACAG TGGATCGTTTGTCCTTCAACGAATTCTATCACCATAGATTCCTGAGAAGGAATAGTGCAATACTAAGAGCACCTTTTCATATCCCATAA
- the LOC102623575 gene encoding serine/threonine-protein kinase ATG1t-like isoform X1: protein MEQNKLSKNKTVGDYALKSKIGESSNSLSTVWKAEHLSSGDVVAVKQVYVEKLNKHLKSCLDCELNFLSSVNHPNIIRLFDAFQAENCIFLVVEFCAGGNLSSYIRLHGRVPEQTARKFLQQLGSSLPAFGAGLEILNSHHIIHRDLKPENILLSGLDDDVMLKIADFGLSCSTLYPGNYAEKVCGSPLYMAPEVLQFQRYDEKVDMWSVGAILFELLNGYPPFSGRNNVQLVRNINSCKHLPFSQLIVPALHPDCVDMCLKLLSANTVDRLSFNEFYHHRFLRRNSAILRAPFHIP, encoded by the exons ATGGAACAAAACAAACtctcaaaaaacaaaacagtgGGAGACTATGcattaaaatcaaaaattgGAGAGAGTTCAAATTCACTCTCAACAGTGTGGAAAGCGGAGCACTTGTCATCAGGTGATGTGGTGGCCGTGAAGCAagtttatgttgaaaaactcAACAAGCACCTCAAGAGCTGCTTGGATTGTGAGCTCAATTTCCTCTCCTCTGTCAATCACCCCAACATAATTCGCCTTTTTGACGCTTTCCAG GCTGAAAATTGTATATTCCTTGTGGTTGAGTTTTGTGCTGGGGGTAATCTTTCATCTTACATTCGGCTGCATGGAAGGGTTCCAGAGCAGACTGCCAGAAAGTTTCTTCAGCAGCTCGGTAGCTCATTACCAGCCTTTG GAGCAGGTTTGGAAATTCTAAATTCTCACCACATTATCCATAGAGATTTGAAACCAGAG AACATTTTACTATCTGGCCTAGATGACGATGTGATGCTCAAGATAGCAGATTTTGGTCTTTCATG CAGCACCCTGTATCCAGGCAATTACGCTGAGAAAGTTTGTGGATCCCCATTATACATGGCTCCTGAAGTTCTCCAATTTCAAAGATATGATGAGAAG GTTGATATGTGGAGCGTTGGGGCAATTCTTTTTGAGCTTCTTAATGGCTACCCACCTTTCTCTGGTAGGAATAATGTCCAG ttggtGAGGAACATCAATTCATGTAAGCATCTTCCATTTTCTCAGCTTATCGTCCCTGCTTTGCATCCAGATTGTGTTGATATGTGCTTAAAGCTACTTTCTGCAAATACAG TGGATCGTTTGTCCTTCAACGAATTCTATCACCATAGATTCCTGAGAAGGAATAGTGCAATACTAAGAGCACCTTTTCATATCCCATAA
- the LOC102623575 gene encoding serine/threonine-protein kinase ATG1t-like isoform X10, whose product MEQNKLSKNKTVGDYALKSKIGESSNSLSTVWKAEHLSSGDVVAVKQVYVEKLNKHLKSCLDCELNFLSSVNHPNIIRLFDAFQAENCIFLVVEFCAGGNLSSYIRLHGRVPEQTARKFLQQLGSSLPAFGAGLEILNSHHIIHRDLKPENILLSGLDDDVMLKIADFGLSCSTLYPGNYAEKVCGSPLYMAPEVLQFQRYDEKVDMWSVGAILFELLNGYPPFSAYRPCFASRLC is encoded by the exons ATGGAACAAAACAAACtctcaaaaaacaaaacagtgGGAGACTATGcattaaaatcaaaaattgGAGAGAGTTCAAATTCACTCTCAACAGTGTGGAAAGCGGAGCACTTGTCATCAGGTGATGTGGTGGCCGTGAAGCAagtttatgttgaaaaactcAACAAGCACCTCAAGAGCTGCTTGGATTGTGAGCTCAATTTCCTCTCCTCTGTCAATCACCCCAACATAATTCGCCTTTTTGACGCTTTCCAG GCTGAAAATTGTATATTCCTTGTGGTTGAGTTTTGTGCTGGGGGTAATCTTTCATCTTACATTCGGCTGCATGGAAGGGTTCCAGAGCAGACTGCCAGAAAGTTTCTTCAGCAGCTCGGTAGCTCATTACCAGCCTTTG GAGCAGGTTTGGAAATTCTAAATTCTCACCACATTATCCATAGAGATTTGAAACCAGAG AACATTTTACTATCTGGCCTAGATGACGATGTGATGCTCAAGATAGCAGATTTTGGTCTTTCATG CAGCACCCTGTATCCAGGCAATTACGCTGAGAAAGTTTGTGGATCCCCATTATACATGGCTCCTGAAGTTCTCCAATTTCAAAGATATGATGAGAAG GTTGATATGTGGAGCGTTGGGGCAATTCTTTTTGAGCTTCTTAATGGCTACCCACCTTTCTCTG CTTATCGTCCCTGCTTTGCATCCAGATTGTGTTGA
- the LOC102623575 gene encoding serine/threonine-protein kinase ATG1t-like isoform X8: MEQNKLSKNKTVGDYALKSKIGESSNSLSTVWKAEHLSSGDVVAVKQVYVEKLNKHLKSCLDCELNFLSSVNHPNIIRLFDAFQLHGRVPEQTARKFLQQLGSSLPAFGAGLEILNSHHIIHRDLKPENILLSGLDDDVMLKIADFGLSCSTLYPGNYAEKVCGSPLYMAPEVLQFQRYDEKVDMWSVGAILFELLNGYPPFSGRNNVQLVRNINSCKHLPFSQLIVPALHPDCVDMCLKLLSANTVDRLSFNEFYHHRFLRRNSAILRAPFHIP, from the exons ATGGAACAAAACAAACtctcaaaaaacaaaacagtgGGAGACTATGcattaaaatcaaaaattgGAGAGAGTTCAAATTCACTCTCAACAGTGTGGAAAGCGGAGCACTTGTCATCAGGTGATGTGGTGGCCGTGAAGCAagtttatgttgaaaaactcAACAAGCACCTCAAGAGCTGCTTGGATTGTGAGCTCAATTTCCTCTCCTCTGTCAATCACCCCAACATAATTCGCCTTTTTGACGCTTTCCAG CTGCATGGAAGGGTTCCAGAGCAGACTGCCAGAAAGTTTCTTCAGCAGCTCGGTAGCTCATTACCAGCCTTTG GAGCAGGTTTGGAAATTCTAAATTCTCACCACATTATCCATAGAGATTTGAAACCAGAG AACATTTTACTATCTGGCCTAGATGACGATGTGATGCTCAAGATAGCAGATTTTGGTCTTTCATG CAGCACCCTGTATCCAGGCAATTACGCTGAGAAAGTTTGTGGATCCCCATTATACATGGCTCCTGAAGTTCTCCAATTTCAAAGATATGATGAGAAG GTTGATATGTGGAGCGTTGGGGCAATTCTTTTTGAGCTTCTTAATGGCTACCCACCTTTCTCTGGTAGGAATAATGTCCAG ttggtGAGGAACATCAATTCATGTAAGCATCTTCCATTTTCTCAGCTTATCGTCCCTGCTTTGCATCCAGATTGTGTTGATATGTGCTTAAAGCTACTTTCTGCAAATACAG TGGATCGTTTGTCCTTCAACGAATTCTATCACCATAGATTCCTGAGAAGGAATAGTGCAATACTAAGAGCACCTTTTCATATCCCATAA
- the LOC102623575 gene encoding serine/threonine-protein kinase ATG1t-like isoform X2, with amino-acid sequence MEQNKLSKNKTVGDYALKSKIGESSNSLSTVWKAEHLSSGDVVAVKQVYVEKLNKHLKSCLDCELNFLSSVNHPNIIRLFDAFQAENCIFLVVEFCAGGNLSSYIRLHGRVPEQTARKFLQQLGSSLPAFGAGLEILNSHHIIHRDLKPENILLSGLDDDVMLKIADFGLSCTLYPGNYAEKVCGSPLYMAPEVLQFQRYDEKVDMWSVGAILFELLNGYPPFSGRNNVQLVRNINSCKHLPFSQLIVPALHPDCVDMCLKLLSANTVDRLSFNEFYHHRFLRRNSAILRAPFHIP; translated from the exons ATGGAACAAAACAAACtctcaaaaaacaaaacagtgGGAGACTATGcattaaaatcaaaaattgGAGAGAGTTCAAATTCACTCTCAACAGTGTGGAAAGCGGAGCACTTGTCATCAGGTGATGTGGTGGCCGTGAAGCAagtttatgttgaaaaactcAACAAGCACCTCAAGAGCTGCTTGGATTGTGAGCTCAATTTCCTCTCCTCTGTCAATCACCCCAACATAATTCGCCTTTTTGACGCTTTCCAG GCTGAAAATTGTATATTCCTTGTGGTTGAGTTTTGTGCTGGGGGTAATCTTTCATCTTACATTCGGCTGCATGGAAGGGTTCCAGAGCAGACTGCCAGAAAGTTTCTTCAGCAGCTCGGTAGCTCATTACCAGCCTTTG GAGCAGGTTTGGAAATTCTAAATTCTCACCACATTATCCATAGAGATTTGAAACCAGAG AACATTTTACTATCTGGCCTAGATGACGATGTGATGCTCAAGATAGCAGATTTTGGTCTTTCATG CACCCTGTATCCAGGCAATTACGCTGAGAAAGTTTGTGGATCCCCATTATACATGGCTCCTGAAGTTCTCCAATTTCAAAGATATGATGAGAAG GTTGATATGTGGAGCGTTGGGGCAATTCTTTTTGAGCTTCTTAATGGCTACCCACCTTTCTCTGGTAGGAATAATGTCCAG ttggtGAGGAACATCAATTCATGTAAGCATCTTCCATTTTCTCAGCTTATCGTCCCTGCTTTGCATCCAGATTGTGTTGATATGTGCTTAAAGCTACTTTCTGCAAATACAG TGGATCGTTTGTCCTTCAACGAATTCTATCACCATAGATTCCTGAGAAGGAATAGTGCAATACTAAGAGCACCTTTTCATATCCCATAA
- the LOC102623575 gene encoding serine/threonine-protein kinase ATG1t-like isoform X6: MEQNKLSKNKTVGDYALKSKIGESSNSLSTVWKAEHLSSGDVVAVKQVYVEKLNKHLKSCLDCELNFLSSVNHPNIIRLFDAFQAENCIFLVVEFCAGGNLSSYIRLHGRVPEQTARKFLQQLGSSLPAFGAGLEILNSHHIIHRDLKPENILLSGLDDDVMLKIADFGLSCSTLYPGNYAEKVCGSPLYMAPEVLQFQRYDEKVDMWSVGAILFELLNGYPPFSGRNNVQLIVPALHPDCVDMCLKLLSANTVDRLSFNEFYHHRFLRRNSAILRAPFHIP, encoded by the exons ATGGAACAAAACAAACtctcaaaaaacaaaacagtgGGAGACTATGcattaaaatcaaaaattgGAGAGAGTTCAAATTCACTCTCAACAGTGTGGAAAGCGGAGCACTTGTCATCAGGTGATGTGGTGGCCGTGAAGCAagtttatgttgaaaaactcAACAAGCACCTCAAGAGCTGCTTGGATTGTGAGCTCAATTTCCTCTCCTCTGTCAATCACCCCAACATAATTCGCCTTTTTGACGCTTTCCAG GCTGAAAATTGTATATTCCTTGTGGTTGAGTTTTGTGCTGGGGGTAATCTTTCATCTTACATTCGGCTGCATGGAAGGGTTCCAGAGCAGACTGCCAGAAAGTTTCTTCAGCAGCTCGGTAGCTCATTACCAGCCTTTG GAGCAGGTTTGGAAATTCTAAATTCTCACCACATTATCCATAGAGATTTGAAACCAGAG AACATTTTACTATCTGGCCTAGATGACGATGTGATGCTCAAGATAGCAGATTTTGGTCTTTCATG CAGCACCCTGTATCCAGGCAATTACGCTGAGAAAGTTTGTGGATCCCCATTATACATGGCTCCTGAAGTTCTCCAATTTCAAAGATATGATGAGAAG GTTGATATGTGGAGCGTTGGGGCAATTCTTTTTGAGCTTCTTAATGGCTACCCACCTTTCTCTGGTAGGAATAATGTCCAG CTTATCGTCCCTGCTTTGCATCCAGATTGTGTTGATATGTGCTTAAAGCTACTTTCTGCAAATACAG TGGATCGTTTGTCCTTCAACGAATTCTATCACCATAGATTCCTGAGAAGGAATAGTGCAATACTAAGAGCACCTTTTCATATCCCATAA
- the LOC102623575 gene encoding serine/threonine-protein kinase ATG1t-like isoform X4 — MEQNKLSKNKTVGDYALKSKIGESSNSLSTVWKAEHLSSGDVVAVKQVYVEKLNKHLKSCLDCELNFLSSVNHPNIIRLFDAFQAENCIFLVVEFCAGGNLSSYIRLHGRVPEQTARKFLQQLGAGLEILNSHHIIHRDLKPENILLSGLDDDVMLKIADFGLSCSTLYPGNYAEKVCGSPLYMAPEVLQFQRYDEKVDMWSVGAILFELLNGYPPFSGRNNVQLVRNINSCKHLPFSQLIVPALHPDCVDMCLKLLSANTVDRLSFNEFYHHRFLRRNSAILRAPFHIP; from the exons ATGGAACAAAACAAACtctcaaaaaacaaaacagtgGGAGACTATGcattaaaatcaaaaattgGAGAGAGTTCAAATTCACTCTCAACAGTGTGGAAAGCGGAGCACTTGTCATCAGGTGATGTGGTGGCCGTGAAGCAagtttatgttgaaaaactcAACAAGCACCTCAAGAGCTGCTTGGATTGTGAGCTCAATTTCCTCTCCTCTGTCAATCACCCCAACATAATTCGCCTTTTTGACGCTTTCCAG GCTGAAAATTGTATATTCCTTGTGGTTGAGTTTTGTGCTGGGGGTAATCTTTCATCTTACATTCGGCTGCATGGAAGGGTTCCAGAGCAGACTGCCAGAAAGTTTCTTCAGCAGCTCG GAGCAGGTTTGGAAATTCTAAATTCTCACCACATTATCCATAGAGATTTGAAACCAGAG AACATTTTACTATCTGGCCTAGATGACGATGTGATGCTCAAGATAGCAGATTTTGGTCTTTCATG CAGCACCCTGTATCCAGGCAATTACGCTGAGAAAGTTTGTGGATCCCCATTATACATGGCTCCTGAAGTTCTCCAATTTCAAAGATATGATGAGAAG GTTGATATGTGGAGCGTTGGGGCAATTCTTTTTGAGCTTCTTAATGGCTACCCACCTTTCTCTGGTAGGAATAATGTCCAG ttggtGAGGAACATCAATTCATGTAAGCATCTTCCATTTTCTCAGCTTATCGTCCCTGCTTTGCATCCAGATTGTGTTGATATGTGCTTAAAGCTACTTTCTGCAAATACAG TGGATCGTTTGTCCTTCAACGAATTCTATCACCATAGATTCCTGAGAAGGAATAGTGCAATACTAAGAGCACCTTTTCATATCCCATAA
- the LOC102623575 gene encoding serine/threonine-protein kinase ATG1t-like isoform X7: protein MEQNKLSKNKTVGDYALKSKIGESSNSLSTVWKAEHLSSGDVVAVKQVYVEKLNKHLKSCLDCELNFLSSVNHPNIIRLFDAFQAENCIFLVVEFCAGGNLSSYIRLHGRVPEQTARKFLQQLGSSLPAFGAGLEILNSHHIIHRDLKPENILLSGLDDDVMLKIADFGLSCSTLYPGNYAEKVCGSPLYMAPEVLQFQRYDEKVDMWSVGAILFELLNGYPPFSGRNNVQLIVPALHPDCVDMCLKLLSANTVIPYSLLNSLQWIVCPSTNSITIDS, encoded by the exons ATGGAACAAAACAAACtctcaaaaaacaaaacagtgGGAGACTATGcattaaaatcaaaaattgGAGAGAGTTCAAATTCACTCTCAACAGTGTGGAAAGCGGAGCACTTGTCATCAGGTGATGTGGTGGCCGTGAAGCAagtttatgttgaaaaactcAACAAGCACCTCAAGAGCTGCTTGGATTGTGAGCTCAATTTCCTCTCCTCTGTCAATCACCCCAACATAATTCGCCTTTTTGACGCTTTCCAG GCTGAAAATTGTATATTCCTTGTGGTTGAGTTTTGTGCTGGGGGTAATCTTTCATCTTACATTCGGCTGCATGGAAGGGTTCCAGAGCAGACTGCCAGAAAGTTTCTTCAGCAGCTCGGTAGCTCATTACCAGCCTTTG GAGCAGGTTTGGAAATTCTAAATTCTCACCACATTATCCATAGAGATTTGAAACCAGAG AACATTTTACTATCTGGCCTAGATGACGATGTGATGCTCAAGATAGCAGATTTTGGTCTTTCATG CAGCACCCTGTATCCAGGCAATTACGCTGAGAAAGTTTGTGGATCCCCATTATACATGGCTCCTGAAGTTCTCCAATTTCAAAGATATGATGAGAAG GTTGATATGTGGAGCGTTGGGGCAATTCTTTTTGAGCTTCTTAATGGCTACCCACCTTTCTCTGGTAGGAATAATGTCCAG CTTATCGTCCCTGCTTTGCATCCAGATTGTGTTGATATGTGCTTAAAGCTACTTTCTGCAAATACAG TCATCCCTTACAGTCTTCTCAATTCATTGCAGTGGATCGTTTGTCCTTCAACGAATTCTATCACCATAGATTCCTGA
- the LOC102623575 gene encoding serine/threonine-protein kinase ATG1t-like isoform X3, giving the protein MEQNKLSKNKTVGDYALKSKIGESSNSLSTVWKAEHLSSGDVVAVKQVYVEKLNKHLKSCLDCELNFLSSVNHPNIIRLFDAFQAENCIFLVVEFCAGGNLSSYIRLHGRVPEQTARKFLQQLGSSLPAFGAGLEILNSHHIIHRDLKPENILLSGLDDDVMLKIADFGLSCSTLYPGNYAEKVCGSPLYMAPEVLQFQRYDEKVDMWSVGAILFELLNGYPPFSGRNNVQLVRNINSCKHLPFSQLIVPALHPDCVDMCLKLLSANTVIPYSLLNSLQWIVCPSTNSITIDS; this is encoded by the exons ATGGAACAAAACAAACtctcaaaaaacaaaacagtgGGAGACTATGcattaaaatcaaaaattgGAGAGAGTTCAAATTCACTCTCAACAGTGTGGAAAGCGGAGCACTTGTCATCAGGTGATGTGGTGGCCGTGAAGCAagtttatgttgaaaaactcAACAAGCACCTCAAGAGCTGCTTGGATTGTGAGCTCAATTTCCTCTCCTCTGTCAATCACCCCAACATAATTCGCCTTTTTGACGCTTTCCAG GCTGAAAATTGTATATTCCTTGTGGTTGAGTTTTGTGCTGGGGGTAATCTTTCATCTTACATTCGGCTGCATGGAAGGGTTCCAGAGCAGACTGCCAGAAAGTTTCTTCAGCAGCTCGGTAGCTCATTACCAGCCTTTG GAGCAGGTTTGGAAATTCTAAATTCTCACCACATTATCCATAGAGATTTGAAACCAGAG AACATTTTACTATCTGGCCTAGATGACGATGTGATGCTCAAGATAGCAGATTTTGGTCTTTCATG CAGCACCCTGTATCCAGGCAATTACGCTGAGAAAGTTTGTGGATCCCCATTATACATGGCTCCTGAAGTTCTCCAATTTCAAAGATATGATGAGAAG GTTGATATGTGGAGCGTTGGGGCAATTCTTTTTGAGCTTCTTAATGGCTACCCACCTTTCTCTGGTAGGAATAATGTCCAG ttggtGAGGAACATCAATTCATGTAAGCATCTTCCATTTTCTCAGCTTATCGTCCCTGCTTTGCATCCAGATTGTGTTGATATGTGCTTAAAGCTACTTTCTGCAAATACAG TCATCCCTTACAGTCTTCTCAATTCATTGCAGTGGATCGTTTGTCCTTCAACGAATTCTATCACCATAGATTCCTGA